CAAATCAAAGCTTTGATGGTAAACATTTAGTTCTTGTAGATGACCTTATCACCACTGGTGCTACTGCAGAAGCGTGCTTTATTCAATTATCAAAATTGAAAAATGTTAAACTGAGCCTTTTAACCATGGCAGTTGCCGCTTAGTTTTAACTCAGGAAGAAATTTTATTGAATATTGTTTTATAAACTCATAAAAACATTTATTTTTGTATCTAAATAGATACAATTGTTGATGTTTTTTATTGAGAAAACAGCTGAATTTGATAAATGGATTAGAAAATTAAAAGATATTCGAGCAAAATCCAAAATACTTTTTCGGATTCAAAAGCTTGAAACAGATGAACATTTTGGAGATTGTAAGCCCGTAGGCGATGGTATTAGTGAAATGCGGATTAATTATGCTAAAGCCTATCGAGTATATTTCAAACAAAAGGAAGCAAAAATTATAATTCTTTTAATTGGAGGAGATAAGTCTTCTCAACAAAAAGATATTGAAAGAGCTAAAAACATTTGGAATAGTATTAAAAACAATTGAAATGAAAACCACAAAATTTGATATAGCAGAATATTTAGATAACCAAGATATGGTTGTTGAATATCTAAACACAGCTCTTGAAGAAGGAGGCAGTTCGGATTTGATTGTGGCAATTGGACACGTTGCAAAATCGATAGGCATGTCTAAAATTGCTGAAAAAACAGGAATGAGCAGACCTAGTCTATACAAAGCCTTATCAGAAGGTTCGAAACCACAATTTGAAACCATAATGAAAGTGCTAAAAGCTATTGGTGGACAAATCAAGATGAAACCAATATCTGCATAAAGTGGCAGTTGCCGCTTAGTTTAAAATCTGTTCTAATATTTTTTCAGTAATCAAATACGTTGGTTTTACACCGCTTGTGCCTAAACCGCCAGAAGCTAAAGTGCTTCCAGTTTCTAAGGGATTATCGCTGGCATAATAGGCGTAACGCACTTTGATGTCGGGTTTAATATTGCCCCGTAATTGTGATGCGACTTGGATGGCTTTTTGGTAATGTGCACCTTCCATTTCAAGACCGATGACATCCCAAGTTGAGTTGTGAAAAAACT
This genomic window from Flavobacterium sp. CS20 contains:
- a CDS encoding type II toxin-antitoxin system RelE/ParE family toxin; translation: MFFIEKTAEFDKWIRKLKDIRAKSKILFRIQKLETDEHFGDCKPVGDGISEMRINYAKAYRVYFKQKEAKIIILLIGGDKSSQQKDIERAKNIWNSIKNN
- a CDS encoding addiction module antidote protein, with the protein product MKTTKFDIAEYLDNQDMVVEYLNTALEEGGSSDLIVAIGHVAKSIGMSKIAEKTGMSRPSLYKALSEGSKPQFETIMKVLKAIGGQIKMKPISA